The genomic region GGCGGCTGCTGCGGGGCGCACGCTCACCCGCTCGCTTGACGCGCCCTGTCCCGTCCCGTCCTGTCCAGTCCCGAGGGGCTTCGGCCCGGCCCTGCTGCCCTCCCGCCCCGCCCGGGCGGCTGcgctggctgggggtggggagggggcggaggagggggaggtggtggaggagggggcggggaggagcgggaggaggagggaggagggaggagggagtgggcggcggcggcggccacGGCCACGGCTCCCACTGTGACGTGAGCAGCCTTCGTGGCTATTTATAGGCACGCATTGGATTTCATTCATGAAAATAGGGCCTGGTGGCCGGGCCTGGCCCGGGGCTGCGCGCGCGCGAGGGGGCCGGGCCCGGGGTGGGAGCGGGGTGAGggccccccgccccctcccagcACCGACACGTGCCCCGAACTCCACCGCCCCCAAAGATCCCCTCCCGGGGCGGGCTCGGGGGactgccccaccccttccctggGGTCGGACTGTCGGTCTCCCTGCACAGTTCCGCGTGGTCCCCGCCCCGTGGCCGGGCCCAGAAAGTTCTCCCGCGggcgcccccaccccaccccgaccCCGGCCTGGCAGCGGAGGGCCAAGCTGCTTCCCTTCACCCAGCTCCCGACTTTTACTGCTTTTCCTTCAAAGGCTCCCTCCACTGCAGCCAAATGCCCCCTATAGCGGCTGGGCAGGATGGGGCAACCCATCGTCCCACCCTCTTCTGGCCCTCCCCCAAATCTCCCACCTTCTCGCTCATGGGGATGGGGATCGAGGCAGCCTTTGT from Trichosurus vulpecula isolate mTriVul1 chromosome 8, mTriVul1.pri, whole genome shotgun sequence harbors:
- the LOC118829438 gene encoding translation initiation factor IF-2-like codes for the protein MGCPILPSRYRGHLAAVEGAFEGKAVKVGSWVKGSSLALRCQAGVGVGWGRPRENFLGPATGRGPRGTVQGDRQSDPREGVGQSPEPAPGGDLWGRWSSGHVSVLGGGGGPSPRSHPGPGPLARAQPRASQRSRPGGAGGQQGRAEAPRDWTGRDGTGRVKRAGERAPRSSRPSSARRAGWRAGRQEASQEGRRAGEGRACHAAAAAAAAAFVQSWAAAGGRRQRAAPRAPPGPELWLLERTPPGPVPACQPASRPAGPPSDRPPRTTERRPRLQGSRQPRLPRWPVPRPPSLRGSAVCGGDDRAPADKGK